The stretch of DNA gacaacgacccaaaacacagaggtaaatcaacaacagaatggcttcaacagaagaaaatacaacTTCTGGAGtagcccagtcagagtcctgacctcaaccagattgggatgctgtggcatgacctcaagagaatggttcacaccagacatcccaagaatattgctgaactgaaacagttttgtaaagaggaatggtccaaaattcctcctgactgttgtgcaGGACTGATcgacaactacagaaaacgtttggttaaagttattgctgccaaaggagggtcaaccagttattaaatccaaggatTCACATatttttcccaccctgcactgtgaatgtttacgcggtgtgttcaataaagacatgaaaacgtataattgtttgtgtgttattagattaagcagactgtttgtctattgttgtgacttgtcTATTTTTGAAACTGAAGATCAGATTAGATATGATGACCAATTCatacagaaatccaggtaattccaaagggtttacatactttttcttgccactgtaagtaaaagtctaaaagtatttggttgtaaacatatttaagtatcaaaagtaaatggaattgctcaaatataaaagtataaataatttcaaattccttattttaAGCAAACCAGAAGGCCCAATAATAATTATGTATATTTTAATTTACATTTAGCCAGGAGCACCTTCCAACACTCaggcataatttacaaacaaagcatgtgtttagtgaatcCACCAGATCAAAAGCAGTAtggatgagcagggatgttctcctgataagtgcgtgaattggacccttttcctgtcaaaatgtaacacgtacttttgggtgtcagggaaaatgtatggagtaaactGTACATtaatttctttaggaatgtagtgaagtaaaaattGGCaataatataaatagtaaagtaaagtacagatacccccccaaaaatactttagtagtactttaaagtatttttacttaagtactttacaccactgtcaaGTGAACACTCCATAAAATACACTAGGAACTAGCATCAGTGTGAGTGAGGTAAATGCAAGAGAGAGGACTCACGTGGCAATGCCAGCCCAACACCACACTGCTTGAGCCAGAGCTTCTTCTGTTTCAGCAAGGCTCGGGGCCCGGGCTCTCCTCACTGGCATTTTGTCCTgccccttccctgtttcacacatAAGAAGAGAGATTCCTTAGCATCTTGTGATGATCCCATTCCAAGTGGTCCCTCTAGGGAATTATTTCAACATTACCTAATGAATTGTTTCACTCTTGAAAGTGCTCTCTGCACATTTAGCCCACCTTCTGGAGAGTTTAGCTGATCCTGGAGGTGACGTTGTTTGTGAGGGCTGTAAGTGAAGGAGCGATAGGCTCCTGAGCGTAGTACTTTGTTGCGGATGGCTCTCTTGCGCaccagggaaggagaggagttgaagacctcctcttGGCTGCTCGGTTGTTCCTCAGTTGTTGTTCCGTTGTTCTTCAATGGGAAGACCTACAATAAAGACCCATAGGAAGTATTAACTGGCCAACTGCTAAGCCAGCGAAATGTACGGGCTCAGCAAAGAAAATAAAAATAGCACAGTGAAATAATACTTTCACTATTCAGTTAAAACATAAACAAGTTTGTCCTGACCTTTTCCCCTGGGAGTAAGCCCAGAGTGGGGGCCCTTCGGAATGACACAAGGGCACTGACACAGAGAGGGAAGCCCTGgttgaggagggagggggcaCGGTTGGGCAGTGGGCCGACAGACTCATCCTGCACCTCCTCTGGGTGCTTTGCCAGGTAGGACAGCTGGAAACAGCGGCACAGCAACAGGTTCAGGAACTGGGCCTGGGAGAAAACAACATACCAACAGAGAGACAAATCAGATACAAGAAACTGCAGCTTAACAGACACACAAAGGGATTTTCTTGTCAATCATCTTGGGAGATAAAGATCCAATACAGGTTCTTACTGCTCTGGCATGCCTAGCCTTGAAAAGGTGGCAGTATAGCTGGGCATCAGGGCTGCCGGGGTTGTGGGAAACAAAGGCGAACTGGGCGTCCGAGGGGTGGGCAGTGGAAAGGGAGACCCTTCGTAGAGCATGGGCCATGAGGAGGGTCTACAGACAAGGAAGAGTAAAGTAATTCACAAAAGGAAAGAaattatgttgatgacttttaaGACTGGGAATTTCAACTCTTACCGTCTCATCTTCATCATACATCTTCACCCCTTTGATGGAAAATTTAAGGGACACAGGCCTCCTTTTCTTGCATGTCTGTGAAAAAGACATTTCAACACCTCAGGCAAAGCTTTTCATGTTTGCCTTTGCATTCGGGCTGTCTACAAATTCCACATCTCCACCATAATAAGTTGTGAACAATCAAAATGTGTTGTAATGTACTGCTGCTGCTTTCTAGCCTGTCACTACCAGCACCTACTTTGAGAGACTTTAGCTGTGTGTGCAACTGCTGCATCTGATCGTCCAAACAGCAGTCGTCCACATGAAAAGACCCAACATACTATATAAACAAGAAAGACTATGTTACACATACTATCAATTGTTGATTATAGATAAACACGTAATGTAACTAATTAACAAGGTTTTAAAAGGGAAGTAGAGTCCACTCAGATTTCATCCTCTTAGGacacataaaaaaaataatatactgaacaaaaaaataaacgcaacaatttcaaagattttactgagttactgttCATATACGGAAATTagacaatttaaataaattagttagtacctaatctatggatttccttttttttaaggtaggggcatggatcagaaaaccagtcagcatATGGTgtgacatctccttcgcatagagtttatcagactgttgattgtggcctgtgaaatgttgtcccactcctcttcaatggctgtgagaagttgTTGGATATTTTCAGGGACTGGAACACGATGtcatacacatcgatccagagcatcccaaacatgctcaatgggagacatgtctggtgagtatgcagggcatggaagaactgggacattttcagcttccaggaattgtgtacatatCCTTGCGACATGTGGCTGTGCTGTGGCTGTGCAttaccatgctgaaacatgaagtgatggtggcggatgaatggcacgacaatgggcctcaggatctcgtcatggtatctctgtgcattcaaattgccaccgataaaatgcaattgtgttcgttgtccgtaactcatgcctgcccataccataatcccaccaccaccatggggcactctgttcacaacgttgaagTCAGCAAtacgctcgcccacacaacaccatacacgtgggctgtggttgtgaggctggatggacgtactgccaaattctctgaaacagcgttggaggcggcttatggtacaAAGTGGcctaaaaagtacattattttagaGTGCACATTACACAGGTGCCCCACATATTAGAGTGGTGCATCTGTGTAATCAGCTTCCTGTCAGGTgaatgaattatcttggcaaaggaggaaTGCACACTAATAGGGATTTAAATAAATgtgtgcacagaatttgagagaaataagctttttgtgcgtatggaacatttctggggtattttctttcagctcatgaaacacaggaccagcactttacatgttgtttatatttttgttcagtgtagtaacCAACTCCTATATGGGGAGGAGAAATATGTATTTTGCTCTGTCAGTGGATATGGCTTACCTCAGCTGACCTTGTAACTGTGCCATCCTCCCTGACCGGTGTCTCACCCATCCTTCTCACTCCTGAGTTAGCCTACTTCTTTATGCTGCTGTTTCTGGAGGAGTTCCCCTGAGTTCTGCAGAATATAGCAGAGAGCTTTACAGCACCCAGTATGATCAACATTAGACATGTGAATGATGTGTCATATGCACTAGCCGGTAGTGTTATTTTCCCCATGTGAAAAAATGCTTTTGTAGGCAGGTAGAAGTGCTAAAATGAGCTGTGAACAATTCAAACCTTTTAATTTTAAGCTAGAAACAGGTATGTTTGGTGaaatggtgtaaagtacttaagtaaaaatactttaaagtactaattaagtacttttacttcactacaatcctaaagaaaataatatacagtactttttactccatacattttcccctcACACCCAAAAGTATttcttacattttgaatgcttagccgGACTGGAAAGTTGGAGGGGTCCTGCTGCAACATCATCTCTCAGAGCAGTCATCCCTCAGGGTCTACAATGTCATCTCTCAGAGCAGTCATCCCTCAGGATCTACAATGTAATCTCTCAGGAAAAGTGGGGGTTTCGAAAGGAGTGGACATTttgaaaggaaccatataaggagaagtgtgGGTTTTGAAAGGTGCCACTCAAGATGTCAGTCATGTTCTGCAGAGATGACAGTAAGGAATTTTAGTTATCCCCCAAAAATGTCTATTTACCCATTGTGAACTGTGTCTTTGAACGTAACCTACTGGTAACCATGTATGTAACGTTACGTTTTCGTAAATGTAAATACTTGTTAACTTTAGATACCTGAACTTGAACAATGCATGATTTATTATTGActattttaaataataataataataatttaaatatcAAGTAATTTCAGTTCTAGCAGTTATGGAATTCCAGCACTTCTAGTTAAAAGACTCCTTTGAATcgccacttctccttatatggttcctttcaaaatccccacttctccttatatggttcttTTCAAaatccccacttctccttatatggttcttTTCAAaatccccacttctccttatatggttcctttcaaaatccccacttctccttatatggttcctttcaaaatccccacttctccttatatggttatTTTCAAaatccccacttctccttatatggttcctttcaaaatccccacttctccttatatggttcctttcaaaatccccacttctccttatatggttcctttcaaaatccccacttctccttatatggttcttTTCAAaatccccacttctccttatatggttcctttcaaaatccccacttctccttatatggttcctttcaaaatccccacttctccttatatggttcctttcaaaatccccacttctccttatatggttcttTTCAAaatccccacttctccttatatggttatTTTCAAaatccccacttctccttatatggttcctttcaaaatccccacttctccttatatggttcctttcaaaatccccacttctccttatatggttcctttcaaaatccccacttctccttatatggttccttttgacaCCTCCACTTTTCCTGAGCGATGCACTGCACTGAGAGATGACATATTAGTAGAtggcagcatagagaccctgagggATGACTGCTCTGAGAGATGATGTCGCAGCTGGATCCTAatggaaaattgtccaattcatgcacttatcaagagaatatcgctggtcgtccctactgcatCTGACCTGGCAGAGGTCACTAAACacaaattatgtctgagtgttgaagtgtgccctTGGCTATCCATTGAAAAAAACTTCAAAAAGGAAATTGTGCCGTCTGATTTGCTTAATACAAGgattttgaaatgatttatacttttgatacttaagtatatttgagcaattacatttactttgatacttaagtacatttgaaACCAAActcttttagacttttactcaagtagtattttactgggtgactttcacttttacttgagtcattttctataaaaaggtatctttacttttactcaagtatgacaattgggtactttttccaccactggtgtgGTGGTAGATAGGAAGGCTTCAGCAATTTCCAAAACTCGAGTCTGTCAGGTTATTATCTGCCCCTTCTCCTCTTGGCCATATTATGAAAAGGCTATATGCACCTGCAATCTGATAGGTTGTTGCATTGTTGTGTTTGAATCTTCTAATTAATTACATGCCACACATTTTGAGTAGCATACAAATCACTATTACTGGTGTGGATTTAACCAGATGTAAAAATGTATTCCATAACCTACATCATTCAGAGCATGCAGGTATCACCCATTAGTCTGCAGGgatgggtaggttactttctaaatgtaatcagtTACAGTTACTAGTTGGCTTTCCATAATTGTAATCAGTAAAGTAACTTTTGGATTAACCAAACTCAGTaacataatctgattacattcagttacttttagattactttccccttaaaatgcattagaagaagacaaaaatgtatgttaccaattgaactacatctattgcaggataaatcaatgttaaagtttacatagctggccatatggatgttaaatgttactttatgggttggttatgtaggcttcttctaaccaaTCTCTTCCCCACTACATATAATACAATGAAATTAtatatttacattaaaaaccaaagtctatcagaattccagtcaatccaataaatgttataccccttgatcttcaagaaaaggatttggaaatatggaagtatagattagcctaATTATTTTGCTTGAGCATAATCCCAAAACTAAGGATTTATTAGCCAACCCTActctgtttatgattttgttgtcatgcaggactgattgggctcattgattcgagttgaaaaagaaatgctgcgctcatggaatggcatgctttgagcactactgaaaagtgctatttacatgtgaaaaattaATGCCATATGCTgaatttgctataggcctattgtttacctttttgttggtgacactttgatatcttgatagcagtttaaagggcaaatccaccGATGAAACAAGAACTAAATCGTTTcgccgcctctgttttggtaggCTGAGGGATGGgcttggagaaatgtaaccactctcaagattaatagacagagctacggatgcaaggactgaccatccatgatatcaaaattattgttttaaccatattatgaggctatacagtgtttgtttacatttacaatgtttacaaacattggataAAAACAaggttatattttgggttctcatggagtgtgaAAGTTGAATTAAACTCATGAGCTCATGATTTATAAGTCAAAAATTTGATGTAGCAACAACATATTGCCCCTTTAAGTATGTCAAAAGTGTGCGAGTTTGAACAGGCCTATgggggggaaaaaatatttttattccataggctgggatccgcactatgcagctgttgcaagagcgcatttttcactggcagtccactggtttcaaaaacaatgattgatgggcagtttaaacttcttgaattcaaccattatcgGGTTCAAATACACGTTtggatttgtgaacagccatccacaacaaccacgtTCCGTAAGgcacaaatagctaaatgagagagcagcagtgtgattcacatcaatgcgctgtATAGATAtcaataagtgatatccgtatcgccgtagactacactgctgtcatccttacctccaagcgttgaTTCaaattggataatctttggatgctgacatcagtcgcaccattggaagacataccttggactgtagcctacaaaagcctctTCCTGCGCTTTTCCCTCGATCGATCAAACACATTTCGTGTGTCATcagtggtcagactcgctcaggtggaactaACTTAAATGTGTGACTTTTTTTCAATGCTAATTTGAGTGTCATTTacaaaacagagaagtgtcacAAAGATTGTTTttacaaacatcctttctgaatttaaaagtaatccttgaagtaatcatctagtttttcaaaagtatctagTTAAAAATATTTTTGTTGGTAATATATTACAAGGATCGTTtttgtaatccgttactcccaAACCTGTTAGTCTGTTCTATGAACGCAAACATTTATGCAAGGATTCAGTTAAACGCATGTACAGCTTTGGCAAAGTAAACATAAACAATAAATCCATTCTAATCAAATATCTTACTTTAGGGCCACAACAACGCTCTTTTCACTTCCGCACTCTTGTACTCCGGACCCCGTTCCAAACtctgaattcctctcccagtcaAAGTTACCTCATCGTCAAGTTGACGCCCGCCCCGACTCTGAATTGAGTTGGCTATTCACCGGTGTGTTTGGGCGGGACTAGAAACGTTTACCTTTCCGAGACATATTTGAGATAAAAAAAAACGTTTAAACGCACGATGAGCCGATATAAATCAGCCCATATTGATGGTCCATACACTCATTGCGCAACATAGGTGTAGACCTAGATATGGGATGTATTCATTACGCGACTTATGTTGCAAAacgtttattttttatatataacggaagcaaacggaacgaaaTGGAGTGACATACCTGCAGTTGTCTGAAAGACACTAGTTTTAACTAATGATTAATAAACCCTTCACTGATTTGCAGCAGCCCATCCATCCTGAATTTAAATGTATGTTAATTTCATAATTTCCCCCTTGTTCATCAACATGCTCAACATTTGCAAAGTAAACAGTTGTTGCATCTCTCTGAATGAGGATCCACTTAATGCACCAAATAATGATTTATAAACTGTATGGACATAGGCCTAATAAATTGTAACGTTCTCGTCTATTTAATAACCCTTTACTCAAACTATCCAGCACTTTATTCATGAGTGAACCAAATTGACATTATGGATTTGTATTGTGTAgtatttaaaatatatacttcAGCGCCAACAGCAGACACACTATTTCGTGTTTGTCTCCCCTTGAGACCATGACAGAATGAAGGAAGTACAAATatagccattttaataatgacTTGGGAAAAAGCATAACATAAAGAGTACACGCATGCATGCAGGGTATGAGCTACGCTCCTTCAAAACAAAGTGTGTTATTCACAATCTTTCACTATTACACAGAACGTAGAAGATTGTATTGGTCTGTTTTCTTTTCGCTTTATAGGACACAACCAATTCACTTTGATTAGCTTGTTTgtttacacacacaaaaaaaatccccTAATACTATGCAGTAGTACTGAAAATCACAATGACAAACAGTGCTTCCTGATCAGTTAGTCTCCAATCAAATTAAGTATTTTAACCACAGGCCCAGCGATGGATATGTTTCACTCATACGATCATTTAAATAACAGAATTCGTAATAAACAATAATTCATTACATGAAAAGTTGGCTGTCATTATGCTCTCAAATTCACTCAATAACATAAATCTCAATATCCTTTAAGATGAGTTCACTCCAAATTAAATGTAGAGAAATCAAAAATGTTGTAGAGGAAGAAAGTTTCCAAAATGCTAAACAAATTATTTGATAAAAGGAATGTGTCCAGGTAAAACATGGTAGAGTGGACTGGGACAAAATTTAAAAAGTAAAAGTCACTGATTCTGGATCTCTGCCTATACATTATCAAAATTAAGTgtgtgagggaaataaaagtagtgatggaAATTTCACAATTCTTTACCTAGGCAGTTTTACATATTTTAAGAGGCCATTCTACACAATGGAGATTAAAAGTTGGGTTCACAGAAATAGAACAGTTCCCAAGTACAGTAAATTGACATGAACTAATAACTGCCACATCCCAATCCAACAGAGAAAGTAATTCTATAGCCCCAAACTGGAGGAAAACAATGATGCGAAAGAGAgcatggagagaggcagagcaccACTGTCTTCAGAGCTACAGTTAAACTTCCACTGCTGGGCAATAGTAAACTCACTTCTTCCCCCTCAGGGACTTGCGAGCTGCTGGCTTGGCCTTCACTGCAGAATTGGCTGCTGCCTTCTTTGCAGGAGGTGACTTTTTGGGCGTTGGCCGCTTAGATGCCTTGCTCATCAGCTTTTTGATGATGGGCGTTTTGGGCTTGCTCGCAGGTGCAGCTTTCTTGACTGGTGGGGGTGCCTTGACTGGTGGGGATACCTTGACTGGTGGGGATGCAGACCTCTTTGCTGGGGGTGCAGACCTCTTTGCTGGGGGTGCAGACTTCTTGGCTGGGGGTGCAGACTTCTTGGCTGGGGGTGCAGACTTCTTGGCTGGGGGTGCAGACTTCTTGGCTGGGGGTGCAGACTTCTTGGCTGGGGGTGCAGACCTCTTTGCTGGGGCAGCTCTCTTTTTGCCCTTAGCCCTTGACTGACTTGCCGGCCGAGACTTCTTGCTGGGGGGGGGACGACGCGCTTTAGGTGGTGGCCTCTTCCCAGCTTTCCTAAGGATCGTATTGAACAAATACACTGTTAGTGAGTTTCAAATGGTTCACTGCTATGTATGACAATATCAATCAAAATATTCTCATTGGATTTTATCCACTTGACCTTCGACTCACCTCTTAGGAGGGGGTTCATCATCTGACTCTTCTTCCTCGGACGAGTCCTTTTCCTCCTCATCAGAGTCCTCATCAGACAAGTCAACCCTCTTTCTGCGTTTGTCCTTCTCCGCCACTTTCTGCTCCTTCACGTTCTGTTTTTCAGGGAACAGAATGGCTGGGCTGTGGAATAAGAAGAGACAGTCTGATCTTTAACCTTTCGGTTCCAGGTGAGTGAACTTCAGGAAATACTGTTCCTGGTATAGCACATGCAATGCAATGATGTAGAGGGCAACAATATACGTCACATAGTAGCAATGCAATGATGTACAGAGGGTAGCAATGTACATCACATAGTAACCTTCCTATAGTGGTGTTCTACCTGGGGTAGTAAGGGTAGCAGAGCTGGTAGGTTCCGTTTAGCCCATTCCCAGTGATCTGATCCATCCAGCCCATCATTTTGCACTTCTGCAGGGTCCTCTTCAGGTTGTTCACTGAGGGAAGAGAAGTGCCTGGGGTCAATAAAGCATCTTTACATCTCTGATTTAACCTAGCTAATGAGAGCGCTCCTGCAGTTGCAGGTAGGCATTCACATCTTGCCAAAGCAGTGTTTCTCTTAAGAGAGTCAGGGAGCAGGTCTTACCCACACGGTACTCCATGCTGTCCTGGTTTGTCTCTAACAGGAATTTGCGGAGTGTGGTGGTGCTGCAAGTCTTGGGTTCGTTCATTGCCACAATGGCTGTCATGATAGCGTCCTCCAGGGGCCCGCCTTTAAGCAGGAACTTGCCCCCTTCCCGCTTCAGCTGTAAGAGAGTAAGAGGGGCTGAGATAAACACTTCATACAACAGAGATCCAACATCAGACTTCATGAAGTACACTGAATTGTGCATTCCTTTAGTATAAGGCTAACCTGAAATGTTCCAGAGGCACCTTTTCCAGTGATCTGCTCCAGATGACCCTTGTCCACAGCTCTCACCAGGGCACTCTTTAGAATATCTGGCCTAGGAATGAAATCGTGACTGCATTGGAAATTCTATTTAACCTCCACGAACATCCCATAGTTCAAAGGTACTGCATTAAACATTCTGTAGATTTGGGTTGTGCACAGGGTTGCATTGCTATGTCAAGTAATACTGTAAGTTAGCATGTGTTTACGTACTCCAAACAGAATAAGAGACCCCACCCATCCCAATATAACAATAAAACAGTTATTTACCTATGCTCCACATTGAGTTGAGGGAAGTGCTGCTCCACATATTTCTTGATCAGGATATAAGACGCCTCTTTGGGCTCACATAGCCGTGTGATGATCAGGGGCAGAGCATCCCCAAGGGTCTCTGCCTTCAACCCAGGTGCCACGACGATCGGCTTCTAGCACCAAACCATCACAATCAGAATCACTGTCAAACAAAGTGgtgctctgtagctcagttggtagagcatggcgctggcaacgccaggatagtgggttcagttccagtaaaaaaaatattcaaaaatgTATGCAAGCATGATTTCacataagtgtctgctaaatggcatatattatccaAACGCTGCCTACTCAAAGCCAATGGAACAATCACATAATAGTCAATTGTAATTGTTAGTGTTGAAGTTTGTAGATCGGCGGCTGAAAATTACCTACCCCTTTAGCAGTTGGTTTATTAGAGGACTGCTTCCCAATGGTAAAGCTCCCAGAAAGGCCTTTACCCTTTAGCTGTGAGAGTGAATAAAAAGGTAAAGCAACAGTACTACGCAGGCAGGTAAACCACCAGACAAACAGGATATAGGGCACCACAACAAGTAACCCACAGATCAAAAACACCAAGACTGCTGCCTACCATTTGCAATTCATGTTAATACATGGTAAGCTTTGGTCCGTGATAAGGACTCCTCACCTGTTTGACGGTGCCCTTCTCCAGCTGCCTCTTGAGAGCTTTCTTAAGGAGGAATTTCCTCTTCTCTAAGTTAGGGTATTTCTTCACAATGTACTTCATGACAGAATGGGCTGAGGCCCCAGTTTTCTCCTTGCAGGACTGCAGAGGAAATATGATGAGTTGCAGGGGTTGCATTCGTGGGGAATAAGGGAGAACTACATAATACAAAGGTAAGTGTTTTGTGGTGTACAGACCTCAATGGCCTCGATGAGGATGTCGTCCATCTTAGGCAGCTGCATGGTGGAGGTGCTCTTATTAGTGAGCGTTGCACGTTTGCTGGCAGACATGGTTGCCCAGGCGGGAATGGCCCTTTTCACTGGCTTCTTCACTTTCTCTTTCACGCCATCCTTCTCTCTGCAACCAACCAACAAAACAAAGAGCAA from Oncorhynchus keta strain PuntledgeMale-10-30-2019 chromosome 21, Oket_V2, whole genome shotgun sequence encodes:
- the LOC118400204 gene encoding SH2 domain-containing protein 5-like isoform X2; the protein is MGETPVREDGTVTRSAEYVGSFHVDDCCLDDQMQQLHTQLKSLKTCKKRRPVSLKFSIKGVKMYDEDETTLLMAHALRRVSLSTAHPSDAQFAFVSHNPGSPDAQLYCHLFKARHARAAQFLNLLLCRCFQLSYLAKHPEEVQDESVGPLPNRAPSLLNQGFPLCVSALVSFRRAPTLGLLPGEKVFPLKNNGTTTEEQPSSQEEVFNSSPSLVRKRAIRNKVLRSGAYRSFTYSPHKQRHLQDQLNSPEGKGQDKMPVRRARAPSLAETEEALAQAVWCWAGIATDSSSSLLAEDVLGSYLLCPHPKRTGCGSLIIRFSSGLVTHLIDNTSNGKYLLENCHIEFSTIAALIEHCTNIKGELDCPLSCARVNHCYEWEENVAKALPLALHQGLKRKNAKYTQRKQWV
- the LOC118400204 gene encoding SH2 domain-containing protein 5-like isoform X3 → MGETPVREDGTVTRSAETCKKRRPVSLKFSIKGVKMYDEDETTLLMAHALRRVSLSTAHPSDAQFAFVSHNPGSPDAQLYCHLFKARHARAAQFLNLLLCRCFQLSYLAKHPEEVQDESVGPLPNRAPSLLNQGFPLCVSALVSFRRAPTLGLLPGEKVFPLKNNGTTTEEQPSSQEEVFNSSPSLVRKRAIRNKVLRSGAYRSFTYSPHKQRHLQDQLNSPEGKGQDKMPVRRARAPSLAETEEALAQAVWCWAGIATDSSSSLLAEDVLGSYLLCPHPKRTGCGSLIIRFSSGLVTHLIDNTSNGKYLLEDNDQKPTCSLCKGYIIKKESDGVLHQMTWPPQSPDLNPIEMMVWDELDRRVKEKQPTSTQHMHMQGWLGECQECAKLSSRQRAAT
- the LOC118400204 gene encoding SH2 domain-containing protein 5-like isoform X4, with the protein product MGETPVREDGTVTRSAEYVGSFHVDDCCLDDQMQQLHTQLKSLKTCKKRRPVSLKFSIKGVKMYDEDETTLLMAHALRRVSLSTAHPSDAQFAFVSHNPGSPDAQLYCHLFKARHARAAQFLNLLLCRCFQLSYLAKHPEEVQDESVGPLPNRAPSLLNQGFPLCVSALVSFRRAPTLGLLPGEKVFPLKNNGTTTEEQPSSQEEVFNSSPSLVRKRAIRNKVLRSGAYRSFTYSPHKQRHLQDQLNSPEGKGQDKMPVRRARAPSLAETEEALAQAVWCWAGIATDSSSSLLAEDVLGSYLLCPHPKRTGCGSLIIRFSSGLVTHLIDNTSNGKYLLEYFLCCCTRTAT
- the LOC118400204 gene encoding SH2 domain-containing protein 5-like isoform X1; the protein is MGETPVREDGTVTRSAEYVGSFHVDDCCLDDQMQQLHTQLKSLKTCKKRRPVSLKFSIKGVKMYDEDETTLLMAHALRRVSLSTAHPSDAQFAFVSHNPGSPDAQLYCHLFKARHARAAQFLNLLLCRCFQLSYLAKHPEEVQDESVGPLPNRAPSLLNQGFPLCVSALVSFRRAPTLGLLPGEKVFPLKNNGTTTEEQPSSQEEVFNSSPSLVRKRAIRNKVLRSGAYRSFTYSPHKQRHLQDQLNSPEGKGQDKMPVRRARAPSLAETEEALAQAVWCWAGIATDSSSSLLAEDVLGSYLLCPHPKRTGCGSLIIRFSSGLVTHLIDNTSNGKYLLEDNDQKPTCSLCKGYIIKKESDGVLHQMTWPPQSPDLNPIEMMVWDELDRRVKEKQPTSTQHMHMQGWLGECQECAKLSSRQRAAT